One Frankia alni ACN14a DNA window includes the following coding sequences:
- the dctA gene encoding C4-dicarboxylate transporter DctA, translating into MTAPAPPAPRTRRPWYRQLYVWVLAGIAAGIVVGQLAPDFAVRLQPLGTTFVDAIKMVIAPIVFCTVVGGIAQVDNLRKVGRVGLKSIVYFEAVTSIALLLGLVVMNVFRPGDGVHANPGGLVVNDTVGGYIKQGRSEGWGHYLSDIVPNSVIGAFADGDILQVLFFAVLFGIALNLIGPAGAGLAAGVERVGTAMFQVMRIVMYAAPVGAFGAMAFTIGKYGVDTLTSLGKLIGIFYGTSVFFVLVVLGAIAAAIGVNILRLLRYIREELLIVLGTSSSEPVLPQLMRKLEALGAPRQVVGLTVPTGYSFNLDGTCIYLTLSALYLAQAVDADLSIGQQLAIVGVLLLTSKGAAGVTGSGFIVLAATLSTVDTIPVAAIMLIFGIDKFMSECRALTNVCGNTLATLVVARWEGVLDTERLRQVLVHGSTEPPVLVEAARDAAPRDAAPRDVADRQEAGRPAIEANSPEDPDDPNVPAAAGGPHDAELTGAVAVPAPLTRQGPKR; encoded by the coding sequence ATGACCGCGCCCGCTCCACCGGCCCCGCGGACCCGCCGTCCGTGGTACCGCCAGTTGTACGTGTGGGTCCTCGCCGGTATCGCCGCGGGCATTGTCGTGGGTCAGCTCGCCCCGGATTTCGCGGTCCGCCTCCAGCCGCTGGGCACGACCTTCGTCGACGCCATCAAAATGGTCATCGCGCCCATCGTGTTCTGCACCGTCGTCGGTGGCATCGCGCAGGTCGACAACCTGCGCAAGGTGGGCCGCGTCGGCCTGAAGTCCATCGTCTACTTCGAGGCCGTCACCAGCATCGCGCTCCTGCTCGGCCTGGTCGTGATGAACGTGTTCCGGCCCGGGGACGGAGTGCATGCCAACCCCGGCGGCCTCGTCGTCAACGACACCGTCGGCGGCTACATCAAGCAGGGTAGAAGCGAGGGCTGGGGCCACTACCTGTCCGACATCGTGCCGAACAGCGTGATCGGCGCCTTCGCCGACGGTGACATCCTGCAGGTGCTGTTCTTCGCGGTGCTGTTCGGGATCGCCCTGAACCTCATCGGGCCCGCCGGCGCCGGGCTCGCCGCCGGGGTGGAGCGGGTCGGCACCGCCATGTTCCAGGTGATGCGGATCGTCATGTACGCGGCCCCCGTCGGCGCGTTCGGGGCCATGGCCTTCACCATCGGCAAGTACGGCGTCGACACCCTGACCAGCCTCGGCAAGCTCATCGGCATCTTCTATGGCACCTCGGTGTTCTTCGTCCTCGTCGTTCTGGGCGCGATCGCCGCCGCCATCGGCGTCAACATCCTGCGGCTGCTGCGCTATATCCGCGAGGAACTGCTCATCGTCCTGGGCACCTCCTCCTCGGAACCGGTGCTGCCCCAGCTCATGCGCAAGCTCGAGGCGCTCGGCGCCCCCCGCCAGGTCGTCGGGCTGACCGTGCCGACCGGGTACTCGTTCAATCTGGACGGAACCTGTATCTACCTGACCCTCTCCGCCCTTTACCTCGCCCAGGCCGTCGACGCCGACCTGTCGATCGGCCAGCAGCTTGCCATCGTCGGTGTGCTCCTGCTGACCTCGAAGGGCGCCGCGGGCGTCACCGGCTCCGGATTCATCGTCCTCGCCGCCACCCTCTCCACCGTCGACACCATTCCGGTGGCCGCCATCATGCTCATCTTCGGCATCGACAAGTTCATGTCCGAATGCCGGGCACTGACGAACGTCTGCGGGAACACCCTCGCCACCCTCGTCGTGGCCCGCTGGGAAGGCGTCCTCGACACCGAACGCCTGCGCCAGGTCCTCGTCCACGGCTCCACCGAACCGCCAGTCCTCGTCGAGGCAGCGCGGGACGCGGCACCTCGAGACGCGGCACCGCGAGACGTCGCCGACCGCCAGGAGGCGGGCCGCCCCGCCATCGAGGCGAACAGCCCGGAGGACCCGGACGACCCGAACGTCCCGGCCGCCGCGGGCGGCCCACACGACGCGGAACTGACGGGTGCGGTTGCCGTCCCCGCACCCCTGACCAGGCAGGGACCCAAACGTTGA
- a CDS encoding DMT family transporter, translating to MPPSFLRSPRESNSAAGSRGSTEDDSSPSNVSGRALPGVDWRVRFGLLATIWGLSFLLVKVGTQGFPALQVAFGRVVFGAVALAGVVALRRDRLPRGLGLWAHLAVAAMFLNAASFALFAFSAQRIPSALTGICNATTPLFTTLGTLVALPGERPARRQLAGLLIGFLGVLVVFGVWDGATGQSITGMLLALAAAASMGVGWVYVRRFLTGSGCSSLALSTGQLVAGAVELAIVTAAFSNPPASFPLRPLLAVLVLGVLGTGGAFLIQYGLVRDAGATVAATVTYVVPVVSTLAGVLILGESLSWNEPAGTVVILVGAALSQLGVAATRTVTQSHQTDTQRTATY from the coding sequence ATGCCACCTTCATTCCTTCGTAGCCCGCGGGAATCGAACTCGGCCGCCGGGAGTCGTGGCTCGACCGAGGATGATTCCTCGCCGTCGAACGTCTCCGGCCGAGCCCTGCCCGGGGTCGACTGGCGGGTGCGTTTCGGTCTGCTCGCGACGATCTGGGGACTCAGCTTTCTCCTGGTCAAGGTCGGCACGCAGGGATTTCCCGCCCTGCAGGTCGCGTTCGGCCGGGTCGTCTTCGGGGCGGTCGCCCTTGCCGGCGTCGTCGCGCTCAGGCGCGACCGGCTGCCGCGCGGGCTCGGGCTGTGGGCGCATCTCGCGGTGGCGGCGATGTTCCTCAACGCGGCCTCGTTCGCCCTGTTCGCCTTCTCCGCGCAGCGGATCCCCTCAGCGCTCACCGGGATCTGCAACGCGACCACGCCGCTGTTCACGACGCTCGGCACACTCGTCGCCCTCCCGGGTGAGCGGCCCGCCCGGCGCCAGCTCGCCGGCCTGCTGATCGGCTTTCTCGGCGTCCTGGTCGTGTTCGGCGTCTGGGACGGCGCGACGGGGCAGAGCATCACCGGCATGCTCCTGGCCCTGGCCGCGGCGGCGAGCATGGGCGTCGGCTGGGTGTACGTGCGGCGTTTTCTGACCGGTTCGGGGTGTTCGAGCCTGGCGCTCTCGACCGGTCAGCTCGTCGCCGGGGCGGTGGAACTCGCGATCGTCACCGCCGCCTTCTCGAATCCGCCCGCCAGCTTCCCGCTCCGGCCCCTGCTCGCGGTGCTGGTTCTCGGCGTCCTCGGCACCGGCGGGGCGTTCCTGATCCAGTACGGGCTCGTCCGGGACGCGGGCGCGACGGTCGCGGCGACGGTCACCTACGTCGTGCCCGTCGTGTCGACGCTCGCCGGCGTCCTGATCCTCGGCGAGAGCCTGTCGTGGAACGAGCCGGCCGGCACGGTGGTGATCCTCGTCGGCGCCGCGCTGTCCCAGCTCGGGGTCGCCGCGACGAGGACGGTCACGCAATCACACCAAACCGACACGCAGCGCACAGCCACCTATTAG
- a CDS encoding DUF429 domain-containing protein: protein MTQVIAVDWSGRAKGAAESIWLARVVAGRLVELDNGLDREAVVAALVDRGRREPRTVVGLDFSFSFPAWFCARQGWRSGREVWSAIGAQAEQLLADGEPPFWGRPGTVAQRLGDPFRQTEKDLERRPKSTFQIGGAGAVGTGSLRGMGHLAQLSAAGFTIWPFDEPGWPRVVEVYPRLCTPAGVVKSRHRSRRDHLHARFPEQDAVLLERAAGCEDAFDAAVSALAMAADLPSLIDLPRFAPGTPQLIEGCVWAPRERPAGRRPVE from the coding sequence GTGACGCAGGTGATCGCGGTGGACTGGTCGGGGCGGGCGAAGGGCGCGGCCGAGTCGATCTGGCTGGCCCGGGTGGTCGCCGGGCGGCTCGTCGAGCTGGACAACGGGCTCGACCGGGAGGCCGTCGTGGCCGCCCTCGTCGACCGCGGCCGCCGGGAACCGCGGACCGTCGTCGGGCTGGACTTCTCCTTCTCGTTTCCCGCATGGTTCTGCGCCCGGCAGGGCTGGCGCAGCGGCCGCGAGGTCTGGTCGGCGATCGGGGCGCAGGCCGAGCAGCTGCTCGCCGACGGCGAGCCGCCGTTCTGGGGCCGGCCGGGGACCGTGGCGCAGCGCCTCGGCGATCCGTTCCGCCAGACCGAGAAGGATCTCGAACGACGGCCGAAGAGCACCTTCCAGATCGGCGGGGCCGGCGCGGTCGGCACGGGTTCGCTGCGCGGCATGGGCCACCTCGCCCAGCTCTCCGCGGCCGGCTTCACCATCTGGCCGTTCGACGAACCGGGCTGGCCCCGCGTCGTCGAGGTCTACCCGCGGCTGTGCACGCCCGCGGGCGTGGTCAAGAGCCGCCACCGCAGCCGGCGCGACCATCTGCACGCCCGATTCCCGGAGCAGGATGCGGTGCTGCTCGAGCGGGCGGCCGGCTGCGAGGACGCCTTCGACGCGGCGGTCAGTGCCCTGGCCATGGCGGCCGACCTGCCGAGCCTGATCGACCTGCCGCGCTTCGCCCCCGGCACGCCGCAGCTCATCGAGGGCTGCGTCTGGGCGCCTCGGGAGCGCCCGGCGGGCCGGCGGCCGGTGGAGTAA
- a CDS encoding LysR family transcriptional regulator, with amino-acid sequence MLNLERLRVLCLVARYGSVGAAADRLHVTASSVSQQIAKLERETGAELLFRQGRGVRLTDAATLLVDHAERILSMMGEAEAHLHAQLGKVVGTLTVGAFPTAARGLLPAALRLLGERHPDLAVRVEEMDFASPLVRVGRGELDLGLVQDWENAPLTLPTGVHRATLMADVAQVALPADHPLAGPGRDWVAIDEVLGERWISRTMGSTCHDWLVHTMRAHGAQPRIEHTVIEYPTQLAMVAAGMGLAMVPRLGQGPLPAGVRVLPLRPVLGRSIHAVWRADNAGRPAVRHAVAALRAVARSA; translated from the coding sequence ATGTTGAACCTGGAACGATTGCGGGTCCTGTGTCTGGTCGCCAGGTACGGATCGGTCGGCGCAGCCGCGGACAGGCTGCATGTCACCGCGTCGTCGGTCTCCCAGCAGATTGCGAAACTGGAGCGGGAGACAGGTGCTGAGCTGCTGTTCCGGCAGGGCCGGGGGGTCCGGCTCACGGATGCGGCGACCCTGCTGGTGGACCACGCCGAGCGCATTCTGTCGATGATGGGCGAGGCGGAGGCGCACCTGCATGCGCAGCTCGGAAAGGTGGTCGGCACGCTGACGGTCGGCGCGTTCCCGACCGCTGCCCGGGGATTGTTGCCGGCCGCGTTGCGCCTGTTGGGGGAGCGGCATCCCGATCTGGCCGTCCGGGTCGAGGAGATGGACTTCGCCAGTCCTCTCGTGCGGGTCGGCCGGGGTGAGCTGGACCTGGGGCTGGTCCAGGACTGGGAGAACGCGCCCCTGACCCTGCCGACCGGGGTCCACCGCGCCACGCTGATGGCAGACGTCGCGCAGGTCGCGCTGCCGGCCGACCATCCGCTTGCCGGACCCGGCCGGGACTGGGTCGCCATCGACGAGGTACTCGGCGAGCGCTGGATCAGCCGGACCATGGGATCCACCTGCCACGACTGGCTCGTGCACACGATGCGGGCCCATGGCGCCCAGCCCCGGATCGAGCACACCGTGATCGAGTACCCGACCCAGCTCGCGATGGTCGCCGCGGGCATGGGGCTCGCCATGGTCCCGCGGCTCGGCCAGGGTCCGCTGCCCGCCGGGGTCCGCGTGCTCCCGCTGCGCCCGGTCCTGGGCCGGAGCATCCACGCGGTCTGGCGCGCCGACAACGCCGGTCGGCCGGCCGTGCGGCACGCGGTCGCGGCGCTGCGGGCCGTGGCCCGGTCCGCGTGA
- a CDS encoding SAM-dependent methyltransferase, producing the protein MDRAAADQATADRATEDRQWWKSLADERIPVALKTDQPHSARMYDYYLGGKDNFPADREAAEQALSVFPNARIAARQNREFMIRATRYLAGEVGIRQFLDIGTGIPTSPNLHEAAQSIAPDARVVYADNDPIVLTHARALLTGTPAGRTAYIDADLHDTGHILDAPELRSTLDLSRPVALSLISIFPFIPDADDPHGILRRLLDALAPGSHLVLTHLSADFDPPAASRLMDTYHRQGIPLQLRSRAEVEGLFAGLDLIDPGVQIVHRWRPDGTATDLPDVQVAGYGGVAVKR; encoded by the coding sequence ATCGACAGGGCCGCGGCGGACCAGGCTACAGCTGACCGGGCCACGGAGGACCGACAGTGGTGGAAGTCCCTCGCGGACGAACGCATCCCGGTGGCGCTGAAGACCGACCAACCGCACTCAGCCCGGATGTACGACTACTACCTCGGCGGGAAGGACAATTTCCCCGCTGACCGGGAGGCCGCCGAGCAGGCCCTGTCGGTGTTCCCGAACGCGCGCATCGCCGCCCGCCAGAACCGGGAGTTCATGATCCGGGCAACCCGGTACCTGGCCGGTGAGGTCGGGATCCGCCAGTTCCTCGACATCGGAACGGGCATTCCCACCAGCCCGAACCTGCACGAGGCCGCGCAGAGCATCGCGCCGGACGCGCGGGTCGTCTACGCCGACAACGATCCGATCGTCCTGACCCACGCCCGGGCCCTGCTCACCGGCACCCCGGCGGGGCGGACCGCCTACATCGACGCCGACCTGCACGACACCGGCCACATCCTCGACGCCCCGGAGCTGCGCAGCACGCTCGACCTGTCCCGCCCGGTCGCCCTGTCCCTGATCTCGATCTTCCCGTTCATTCCGGACGCCGACGATCCGCACGGCATCCTGCGCCGGCTCCTCGACGCCCTGGCGCCCGGCAGCCACCTCGTCCTCACCCATCTGTCCGCCGACTTCGATCCTCCTGCCGCGTCGAGGCTCATGGACACCTACCACCGGCAGGGCATCCCGCTGCAGCTGCGCAGCCGCGCGGAGGTCGAGGGGCTGTTCGCCGGCCTGGACCTGATCGACCCCGGCGTGCAGATCGTGCACCGCTGGCGTCCCGACGGCACCGCGACGGACCTGCCCGACGTCCAGGTCGCCGGCTACGGCGGTGTCGCCGTCAAACGGTAG
- a CDS encoding mycofactocin-coupled SDR family oxidoreductase yields MGKFDGRVAYITGVARGQGRSHALRLAEQGADIVGLDLCAQLDTVPYPMATEEDLAETGRLIEQLGRTAVLRKGDVRSRADQQIAFDAGVAQLGHVDIAIANAGVIISGSDHPDMQQVWDDALGTMLTGAWHTLQLAAAHMRERRTGTIIVTSSVAGLKAFTDGTAGADAYTAAKTAVVALVKAYAALLGPDNVRVNAVAPTGVNTAMVVENPALFASIASLPHLAAAMQNALPVELIEPRDVSDVVAFLVSDEARMITGSTIAVDAGSMARP; encoded by the coding sequence GTGGGTAAGTTCGACGGCAGGGTCGCCTACATCACCGGGGTCGCGCGGGGCCAGGGCCGCTCGCACGCGTTACGGCTGGCCGAACAGGGGGCCGACATCGTCGGTCTCGATCTGTGCGCCCAGCTCGACACGGTGCCCTACCCGATGGCGACGGAGGAGGATCTCGCCGAGACCGGCCGGCTCATCGAACAGCTCGGCCGGACGGCGGTGCTGCGTAAGGGTGACGTGCGTTCCCGGGCCGACCAGCAGATCGCCTTCGACGCCGGGGTCGCCCAGCTCGGGCACGTCGACATCGCGATCGCCAACGCCGGCGTGATCATCTCCGGCAGCGACCACCCGGACATGCAGCAGGTGTGGGACGACGCGCTCGGGACGATGCTCACCGGCGCCTGGCACACCCTTCAGCTCGCCGCCGCCCACATGCGCGAACGCCGGACCGGCACCATCATCGTGACGAGCTCGGTCGCGGGGCTGAAGGCGTTCACCGACGGCACGGCCGGCGCCGACGCCTACACCGCCGCCAAGACCGCGGTGGTCGCCCTGGTCAAGGCCTACGCCGCCCTGCTGGGCCCGGACAACGTCCGCGTCAACGCCGTCGCCCCGACCGGCGTGAACACCGCGATGGTGGTGGAGAACCCCGCGCTGTTCGCGAGCATCGCCAGCCTGCCGCACCTCGCGGCCGCGATGCAGAACGCGCTTCCCGTCGAGCTGATCGAACCCCGCGACGTCAGCGACGTCGTCGCCTTCCTCGTCTCCGACGAGGCCCGTATGATCACCGGTTCGACCATCGCCGTCGACGCCGGCTCGATGGCCCGCCCCTGA
- a CDS encoding ImmA/IrrE family metallo-endopeptidase: protein MSGSYLDHTQPPTLRIAASRSRRRRGFTVLHELGHHLQQTDPELGQRVFTRVDSENFEEAACDAFAARVLLPDGWVRDRVDLRGPTATEIVDMFQNSQASREACCVRASELLSGGGVVVLLDAAGRVVFASPRGVVPPARGSDQSDTPLIRAALRGDATVEHDNTFVAYRNGGRSDPLYGQAAWCDKQYMIAVLAPDNVAWRRFAPPRSASAAYPAERWWICEICPDADPFEVFGPPCQRCGQPKCGNGHCGCAPAGARAEQRCDRCFLVLAATQFDPGRSICRSCAE, encoded by the coding sequence GTGTCTGGCAGCTACTTGGACCATACCCAGCCTCCGACCCTCCGCATCGCCGCATCGCGATCGCGCCGGCGCCGCGGGTTCACCGTGCTCCACGAACTGGGTCATCACCTCCAGCAGACGGATCCAGAGCTTGGACAGCGCGTCTTCACCCGCGTGGACTCCGAGAACTTCGAGGAGGCGGCGTGCGATGCCTTCGCCGCCCGGGTGCTCCTGCCGGATGGGTGGGTCCGCGATCGCGTCGACCTACGAGGTCCGACCGCCACAGAGATCGTCGACATGTTCCAGAACTCCCAGGCATCTCGCGAAGCGTGCTGCGTACGGGCCTCCGAACTGCTGAGCGGCGGAGGCGTCGTCGTTCTCCTCGACGCGGCAGGCCGGGTGGTGTTCGCGTCACCACGGGGGGTCGTCCCACCGGCGCGGGGCTCTGACCAATCCGACACGCCACTGATCCGGGCCGCGCTTCGTGGAGATGCCACGGTCGAGCACGACAACACCTTCGTGGCCTACCGCAATGGGGGCCGGAGCGACCCGCTGTACGGGCAGGCGGCTTGGTGCGACAAGCAGTACATGATTGCGGTACTCGCGCCGGACAACGTTGCGTGGCGCCGCTTCGCGCCGCCCCGATCCGCCAGCGCGGCCTATCCTGCGGAGCGATGGTGGATCTGCGAGATCTGCCCGGATGCCGACCCGTTCGAGGTCTTCGGCCCGCCGTGCCAGCGCTGCGGGCAGCCGAAATGCGGCAACGGCCACTGCGGCTGCGCCCCCGCGGGAGCCAGAGCAGAGCAGCGGTGTGATCGCTGCTTCCTCGTGCTGGCGGCTACGCAGTTCGATCCAGGCCGCTCGATCTGCCGCAGCTGCGCCGAATGA
- a CDS encoding aldehyde dehydrogenase family protein translates to MIDQSELIINGELVAARSGRTFDNANPATEELLGVAADAGPVDLDAAVAAARHRFDEGAWSADPAFRAHCLRQLQTALQARIEQVREVLIAETGCTLSLSRLMQVEPVIADIAYVADLAESYEYEQALPDTTTLMGPASRIVRREPVGVVGAITPWNFPLMLNLVKVTGALAAGNTVVLKPAPDTPWTAALLGRIALEDTDLPPGVFNVVTSADHGIGAQLTAHRDVDLITFTGSTSTGRAVMASAAGTVKRTFLELGGKSASIVLDDADLGAVVGLAASHICFHAGQGCALATRILVPRSRYTEAVDAAEAAVRAFPYGDPMDPANMMGPLISDRQRARVLDYINVGRSEAKLVCGGDRSPRHDRGFYVEPTLFVDVDPDARIAQEEIFGPVVTVLPFDDDDDAVAIANNSIYGLSGVVSSGSVERAMAVARRLRTGTVAINNAHWLAPDSPFGGYKQSGLGRENGIPGFESFLEIKTIGYPPA, encoded by the coding sequence ATGATCGACCAGTCAGAACTGATCATCAACGGGGAGCTCGTCGCCGCCCGCTCCGGGCGGACGTTCGACAACGCCAACCCCGCCACGGAGGAGCTCCTCGGCGTCGCCGCCGACGCGGGACCGGTCGACCTCGACGCGGCGGTCGCGGCGGCCCGGCACCGGTTCGACGAGGGCGCGTGGAGCGCCGACCCGGCGTTTCGGGCGCACTGCCTGCGTCAACTCCAGACCGCGCTGCAGGCCCGGATCGAACAGGTCCGGGAGGTCCTCATCGCCGAGACCGGCTGCACGCTCTCGCTGAGCCGGCTCATGCAGGTCGAGCCGGTGATCGCCGACATCGCCTACGTCGCCGACCTCGCGGAGTCCTACGAGTACGAGCAGGCCCTGCCCGACACGACGACCCTCATGGGCCCGGCGAGCCGGATCGTGCGCCGCGAGCCGGTCGGCGTCGTCGGTGCCATCACCCCGTGGAACTTCCCGCTGATGCTGAACCTGGTCAAGGTCACCGGCGCGCTCGCCGCGGGGAACACGGTGGTGCTCAAGCCGGCCCCGGACACCCCGTGGACCGCCGCGCTGCTCGGCCGGATCGCGCTGGAGGACACCGACCTGCCCCCGGGCGTGTTCAACGTCGTCACCTCCGCCGACCACGGGATCGGCGCCCAGCTCACCGCGCACCGCGACGTCGACCTCATCACGTTCACCGGCTCGACCTCGACGGGCCGGGCGGTGATGGCCTCGGCGGCCGGGACGGTGAAGCGGACCTTCCTCGAACTCGGCGGGAAGTCGGCCTCCATCGTGCTCGACGACGCCGACCTCGGCGCGGTCGTCGGCCTCGCCGCCTCGCACATCTGCTTCCACGCCGGGCAGGGCTGCGCGCTGGCCACCCGCATCCTCGTCCCGCGCTCCCGCTACACCGAGGCGGTCGACGCGGCCGAGGCCGCCGTGCGCGCCTTCCCGTACGGCGACCCGATGGACCCGGCGAACATGATGGGGCCGCTCATCAGCGATCGGCAGCGGGCCCGGGTGCTCGACTACATCAACGTCGGCCGGTCCGAGGCGAAGCTCGTCTGCGGCGGCGACCGCTCGCCGCGGCACGACCGCGGGTTCTACGTCGAGCCGACGCTGTTCGTCGACGTCGATCCCGATGCCCGCATCGCCCAGGAGGAAATCTTCGGCCCGGTGGTGACGGTGCTCCCGTTCGACGATGACGACGACGCGGTCGCGATCGCCAACAACAGTATCTACGGCCTGTCGGGCGTGGTCTCCAGCGGCAGCGTCGAGCGGGCCATGGCCGTGGCCCGCCGGCTGCGGACCGGGACGGTCGCGATCAACAACGCCCACTGGCTCGCCCCGGACTCGCCGTTCGGCGGCTACAAGCAGAGCGGTCTCGGCCGGGAGAACGGCATCCCCGGCTTCGAGTCCTTCCTGGAGATCAAGACGATCGGGTACCCGCCGGCCTGA
- a CDS encoding nuclear transport factor 2 family protein encodes MTVESAEDRLQRLEDRDAIHQLFVDYGRHLDQGNWERLAALFAEDGEVLLGPMGRAKGPEAIQELMARTLTAGLGTSFHIISSPDVTLAGDTATAEVMWTVVERRPDGGLGISLLGRHLDRLSRTPEGWRIQRRKGDLHLVAKPPAAGAAQPSSSGP; translated from the coding sequence GTGACCGTGGAAAGTGCCGAGGACCGTCTTCAACGGCTCGAGGACCGCGATGCGATCCATCAGTTGTTCGTCGATTATGGCCGGCATCTTGATCAGGGCAACTGGGAGCGGTTGGCGGCCCTGTTCGCCGAGGACGGTGAGGTCCTCCTGGGACCGATGGGGCGGGCCAAGGGCCCCGAGGCCATCCAGGAACTCATGGCCCGGACCCTCACGGCCGGGCTCGGCACCTCGTTCCACATCATTTCCAGCCCCGACGTGACCCTCGCCGGAGACACCGCGACGGCGGAGGTCATGTGGACGGTGGTGGAACGACGCCCCGATGGCGGCCTGGGGATATCCCTGCTCGGGCGGCACCTGGACCGACTGTCCCGGACGCCCGAGGGCTGGCGCATCCAGCGTCGGAAGGGCGATCTCCACCTGGTCGCGAAGCCACCGGCAGCGGGGGCCGCCCAACCCTCGTCGAGCGGGCCGTGA
- a CDS encoding response regulator, which produces MPDEPIRTLIVDGDARLAEQEGGIVDQIPGFTVVGIVHSGAEALEFVSRGHPQLVLLDLLLPDTTGVEVCRTLRSRGAALDIIAVTSASDLATVRAALSYGVAQYLVKPLSAATLRDRLHRFAAAHRQLATATPHHLSQGEVDRALAALRPAVAPIADQPKGVSATTLDSVVAQLRARAGRPASAEDIAAAIGVSRATARRYLEHLAVHRLAIRSHRYGRCGRPGNLYRWQGA; this is translated from the coding sequence ATGCCTGACGAGCCGATCCGCACCCTGATCGTCGACGGTGACGCGCGACTGGCCGAGCAGGAGGGCGGCATTGTCGACCAGATTCCGGGATTCACCGTCGTCGGCATCGTCCACAGCGGCGCCGAGGCGCTGGAGTTCGTCTCCCGTGGTCATCCGCAGCTCGTCCTGCTCGATCTCCTCCTGCCCGACACGACGGGCGTGGAGGTCTGCCGCACGCTGCGGTCCCGGGGCGCCGCGCTCGACATCATCGCCGTGACCTCGGCCAGCGACCTGGCGACGGTCCGGGCCGCGCTGTCGTACGGGGTCGCCCAGTACCTGGTGAAACCGCTCAGCGCCGCGACGCTGCGCGACCGTCTCCACCGGTTCGCGGCGGCGCACCGCCAGCTGGCGACCGCTACCCCGCACCACCTCAGCCAGGGGGAGGTCGATCGCGCTCTGGCCGCGCTCCGGCCCGCGGTCGCCCCGATCGCGGACCAGCCCAAGGGCGTGTCCGCGACGACCCTCGACTCCGTCGTGGCCCAGTTACGGGCCAGGGCCGGGCGGCCGGCCTCCGCCGAGGACATCGCCGCCGCGATCGGGGTGTCCCGCGCCACGGCCCGCCGCTACCTGGAGCACCTGGCCGTCCACCGGCTGGCCATCCGTTCCCATCGCTACGGCCGGTGCGGCCGCCCCGGGAACCTGTACCGCTGGCAGGGAGCGTAG
- a CDS encoding DUF1330 domain-containing protein — protein sequence MTAYWISVYKEIVDESKVAAYAELAGPALRAAGGTFVARGLPEQTYEAGEKTRTVLIEFDSVEAARTAHDSPAYQKALAVLDGGAVRDMRIVPGV from the coding sequence ATGACTGCCTACTGGATCAGTGTCTACAAGGAGATCGTCGATGAGAGCAAGGTGGCGGCGTACGCCGAGCTGGCCGGCCCGGCGCTGCGTGCGGCCGGCGGCACCTTCGTAGCCCGGGGTCTTCCGGAGCAGACCTACGAGGCCGGGGAGAAGACCCGCACCGTGCTCATCGAGTTCGATTCGGTCGAGGCCGCCCGGACCGCGCACGACAGCCCCGCCTACCAGAAGGCCCTGGCCGTCCTCGACGGCGGCGCCGTTCGTGACATGCGCATCGTGCCGGGCGTGTGA